From the Manihot esculenta cultivar AM560-2 chromosome 3, M.esculenta_v8, whole genome shotgun sequence genome, one window contains:
- the LOC110610373 gene encoding protein TIFY 10B isoform X2, protein MAGSPEFVEFAGLRAARFPEKSGFSQTCSLLSQYIKENGSFGDLSLGMTCSSEGNGTPEVRQAATTMNLFPVNERIDYVSSRNRATPRTNFISMDLFPQQAGFAPSVPKEDVQKSLDSSKAASPEPQNAQMTIFYGGQVIVFNDFPADKAKEVMLLAGKGSSQSLTGFLPSVPVKSHPVFAPNVAKTPESISSVPPSSNAVPNFGNNLIQDRMQPPTQAIASDLPIARRASLHRFLEKRKDRITARAPYQTIGFSGSPSKPAASKWLLNLGQ, encoded by the exons ATGGCTGGTTCGCCGGAATTCGTTGAGTTTGCTGGACTTAGGGCAGCGAGGTTCCCGGAGAAGTCCGGTTTCTCTCAGACTTGTAGTCTGTTGAGTCAGTACATAAAGGAGAATGGCAGTTTTGGAGATCTCAGTCTTGGGATGACATGCAGCAGTGAAGGAAATG GGACGCCGGAGGTGCGCCAGGCGGCAACAACAATGAATTTGTTTCCAGTAAATGAGAGAATAGATTATGTTTCTAGCAGAAACAGGGCTACTCCTCGGACAAATTTTATATCCATGGATTTGTTCCCTCAACAAGCTGGTTTTGCTCCCTCTGTTCCCAAGGAAGATGTGCAAAAGAGCCTAGACTCGAG CAAGGCTGCGTCTCCAGAGCCTCAAAATGCTCAAATGACTATTTTCTATGGTGGACAAGTAATCGTGTTCAACGATTTTCCCGCTGATAAAGCTAAGGAGGTTATGCTCTTGGCTGGCAAAGGAAGCTCCCAGAGCCTCACCGGGTTTCTTCCTTCAGTTCCAGTCAAAAGTCATCCTGTTTTTGCTCCTAATGTTGCTAAAACCCCAGAATCCATCAGTTCAGTTCCTCCTAGCTCGAATGCTGTTCCTAATTTTGGCAATAATTTAATTCAGGACCGCATGCAACCTCCCACTCAAGCCATTGCTAGTG ATCTACCAATTGCAAGGAGAGCATCCCTTCACCGGTTTTTGGAGAAGAGGAAAGATAG GATCACTGCAAGAGCTCCGTATCAAACAATTGGCTTCTCGGGCTCTCCATCGAAGCCAGCTGCAAGCAAGTGGCTGCTCAATCTTGGCCAGTAG
- the LOC110610373 gene encoding protein TIFY 10B isoform X1, which yields MAGSPEFVEFAGLRAARFPEKSGFSQTCSLLSQYIKENGSFGDLSLGMTCSSEGNGTPEVRQAATTMNLFPVNERIDYVSSRNRATPRTNFISMDLFPQQAGFAPSVPKEDVQKSLDSSFSKAASPEPQNAQMTIFYGGQVIVFNDFPADKAKEVMLLAGKGSSQSLTGFLPSVPVKSHPVFAPNVAKTPESISSVPPSSNAVPNFGNNLIQDRMQPPTQAIASDLPIARRASLHRFLEKRKDRITARAPYQTIGFSGSPSKPAASKWLLNLGQ from the exons ATGGCTGGTTCGCCGGAATTCGTTGAGTTTGCTGGACTTAGGGCAGCGAGGTTCCCGGAGAAGTCCGGTTTCTCTCAGACTTGTAGTCTGTTGAGTCAGTACATAAAGGAGAATGGCAGTTTTGGAGATCTCAGTCTTGGGATGACATGCAGCAGTGAAGGAAATG GGACGCCGGAGGTGCGCCAGGCGGCAACAACAATGAATTTGTTTCCAGTAAATGAGAGAATAGATTATGTTTCTAGCAGAAACAGGGCTACTCCTCGGACAAATTTTATATCCATGGATTTGTTCCCTCAACAAGCTGGTTTTGCTCCCTCTGTTCCCAAGGAAGATGTGCAAAAGAGCCTAGACTCGAG TTTTAGCAAGGCTGCGTCTCCAGAGCCTCAAAATGCTCAAATGACTATTTTCTATGGTGGACAAGTAATCGTGTTCAACGATTTTCCCGCTGATAAAGCTAAGGAGGTTATGCTCTTGGCTGGCAAAGGAAGCTCCCAGAGCCTCACCGGGTTTCTTCCTTCAGTTCCAGTCAAAAGTCATCCTGTTTTTGCTCCTAATGTTGCTAAAACCCCAGAATCCATCAGTTCAGTTCCTCCTAGCTCGAATGCTGTTCCTAATTTTGGCAATAATTTAATTCAGGACCGCATGCAACCTCCCACTCAAGCCATTGCTAGTG ATCTACCAATTGCAAGGAGAGCATCCCTTCACCGGTTTTTGGAGAAGAGGAAAGATAG GATCACTGCAAGAGCTCCGTATCAAACAATTGGCTTCTCGGGCTCTCCATCGAAGCCAGCTGCAAGCAAGTGGCTGCTCAATCTTGGCCAGTAG
- the LOC110611248 gene encoding FCS-Like Zinc finger 13, translated as MLSKRTHPMIGRLSELLVSGNRAGFMDVSTSPRSPLEYRIQSPRGLKNYDIGGVGLGIVAALEKSCSDGTHEILAKYAICSPNMNRSDPIPVNSGKRCNCGVKEMEVESLEDYTYVTSHGPDKSLTKVYYDNGNKRMNDRVTVVSMARESPARFSDEFALYPTSDFLSSCHLCKKKLHGKDIYMYRGEKAFCSNECRSRQIMIDERKEQCRKEIPRSADVSSSPYTTSPIFSTGILAI; from the exons ATGCTTAGTAAAAGAACCCATCCCATGATCGGAAGGTTGTCTGAACTTTTGGTTTCCGGCAACCGTGCAGGATTCATGGATGTTTCGACTAGTCCGAGAAGTCCGTTGGAGTACAGAATTCAATCACCTAGAGGGCTGAAGAATTATGATATTGGTGGTGTTGGATTGGGTATTGTTGCTGCCCTTGAGAAGTCTTGCAGTGATGGCACACATGAAATTTTAGCAAAATACGCTATTTGCAGTCCGAACATGAACAGGTCGGATCCTATTCCTGTGAATTCTGGTAAGAGATGCAACTGTGGTGTTAAGGAAATGGAGGTTGAGAGCTTGGAGGATTATACTTATGTCACAAGCCATGGACCTGATAAATCCTTGACCAAAGTGTATTATGATAATGGAAACAAACGGATGAACGATAGAGTTACTGTTGTTTCTATGGCTAGAGAATCGCCGGCGAGATTTTCCGATGAGTTTGCGTTGTATCCGACTTCGGATTTTCTCAGTTCGTGTCACTTGTGCAAGAAAAAACTCCATGGGAAAGACATATATATGTACAG GGGAGAAAAAGCTTTCTGTAGTAACGAGTGTAGATCAAGACAAATAATGATAGATGAACGCAAAGAACAGTGCAGAAAAGAGATTCCAAGATCTGCAGACGTTTCAAGCTCACCTTACACAACAAGCCCCATCTTCTCAACTGGAATTCTTGCCATTTAG
- the LOC110611246 gene encoding LOW QUALITY PROTEIN: beta-galactosidase 15 (The sequence of the model RefSeq protein was modified relative to this genomic sequence to represent the inferred CDS: substituted 1 base at 1 genomic stop codon) — protein sequence MVSASGFYRHAFLFYFSFLIFNVFVSASIVSHDGRAITIDGKRRVLISGSIHYPRSTAEMWPDLIKKSKEGGLDAIETYVFWNAHEPTRRQYDFNGNLDLVRFIKTIQAEGLYAVLRIGPYVCAEWNYGXLIYFFNSIVFYCRFPVWLHNMPGIELRTANDVFMNEMQNFTTLIVDMIENEYGNVMGPYGEAGKAYIDWCANMADSLHIGVPWIMCQQSDAPQPMIDTCNGWYCDSFTPNNPNSPKMWTENWTGWYKNWGGKDPLRTSEDLAFSVARFFQTGGTFQNYYMYHGGTNFGRAAGGPYITTTYDYNAPLDEYGNLNQPKWGHLKQLHDVLHSMEKTLTHGNISTIDYNNSVTATIYATEKGSSCFLANANATSDATVDFHGTKYIVPAWSVSILPDCKSVAYNTAKVKTQTTVMIKKKNQAEDEPSSLKWSWRPENVDNNVHLGKGHFQTRQLLDQKAAANDASDYLWYMTSVHLKENDPVWSSNMTIRVNGSTLHILHAYVNGEYIGSKWAKYGVFNNIFERSVKLKPGRNLISLLSVTVGLPNYGAMYDLIETGVVGPVELVGYKGDERIVKNLSAYKWSYKIGLDGLDYQLYGMDSSHASKWQEHDLPTNRMMTWYKATFKAPLGKDPVVLDLDGMGKGFAWVNGHNIGRYWPTFLAEEDGCSVEPCDYRGPYDSNKCVFNCGKPTQRWYHVPRSFIENDTNTIILFEEFGGNPARVNFQTIGLGSVSGSGIEGDTIELSCQNQPISAIEFASFGDAQETPGSFVKGNCEGSKDAVSIIRKTSL from the exons ATGGTTTCTGCTTCAGGATTTTATCGCCATGcattcttgttttatttttcttttcttatcttTAATGTTTTTGTATCTGCTTCCATTGTTTCTCATGATGGAAGAGCAATAACCATTGATGGAAAACGTAGAGTTCTGATATCAGGCTCTATTCATTATCCTCGAAGCACTGCTGAG ATGTGGCCAGACctcattaaaaaatcaaaagaagGAGGATTAGATGCCATTGAAACATATGTTTTCTGGAATGCTCATGAGCCAACTCGTCGCCAATATGATTTCAATGGCAATCTTGATCTCGTAAGATTCATCAAGACTATTCAAGCTGAAGGATTATATGCTGTTCTTCGAATTGGACCTTACGTTTGTGCTGAATGGAATTATgggtaattaatatatttttttaatagtattGTATTTTATTGCA GATTTCCTGTGTGGCTTCATAACATGCCTGGTATTGAACTGCGTACTGCCAACGATGTGTTCATGAATGAGATGCAAAACTTCACAACGTTGATTGTAGATAT GATCGAGAATGAATATGGGAATGTGATGGGTCCATATGGAGAAGCAGGAAAGGCATATATTGATTGGTGTGCTAATATGGCTGATTCTCTTCACATTGGTGTCCCATGGATTATGTGCCAACAAAGCGATGCTCCACAGCCAATg ATCGACACCTGCAATGGTTGGTATTGCGATTCATTTACACCCAATAATCCCAATAGCCCAAAAATGTGGACTGAGAATTGGACTGGGTGGTATAAGAATTGGGGTGGCAAAGATCCACTTAGAACTTCAGAAGATCTTGCCTTTTCTGTTGCTAGATTCTTCCAAACTGGAGGCACTTTCCAAAATTACTACATG TACCATGGTGGGACTAATTTTGGGAGAGCAGCTGGTGGTCCATATATCACCACCACTTATGATTACAATGCACCCCTTGATGAATATg GAAATTTGAATCAACCAAAATGGGGACATTTGAAGCAGCTTCATGACGTCTTGCATTCCATGGAAAAAACTCTCACTCATGGCAACATTTCCACAATAGACTATAACAACTCTGTCACT GCAACTATTTATGCAACTGAGAAAGGATCAAGCTGCTTTTTGGCAAATGCAAATGCCACTTCAGATGCCACAGTTGACTTCCATGGAACTAAATACATAGTTCCTGCATGGTCTGTTAGTATCCTTCCTGATTGCAAAAGTGTTGCTTACAATACTGCCAAG GTGAAAACACAAACTACAGTgatgataaagaaaaagaaccaAGCTGAGGATGAACCATCATCTCTTAAATGGTCGTGGAGGCCAGAGAACGTTGATAACAATGTACACCTGGGGAAGGGGCATTTTCAAACTCGCCAACTTCTTGATCAGAAAGCTGCAGCTAATGATGCTAGTGATTATCTCTGGTATATGACAag TGTACACCTTAAGGAAAATGATCCAGTTTGGAGTAGCAATATGACCATTCGAGTTAATGGCAGTACTCTTCACATTCTTCATGCATATGTTAATGGAGAATATATTG GTTCCAAATGGGCTAAATATGGGGTTTTCAACAATATCTTTGAAAGGAGTGTAAAGCTGAAACCAGGGCGAAATTTGATCAGTTTACTCAGTGTAACAGTTGGATTACCG AATTATGGTGCCATGTACGATTTGATAGAAACTGGTGTTGTGGGTCCAGTTGAATTGGTTGGATATAAAGGTGACGAGAGAATAGTTAAAAATTTATCTGCATATAAATGGTCATACAAGATTGGTTTGGATGGCTTGGACTATCAACTTTACGGTATGGATTCATCCCATGCTTCCAAATGGCAAGAACATGATCTTCCCACCAACAGGATGATGACTTGGTACAAGGCTACCTTCAAAGCTCCACTAGGGAAAGATCCAGTTGTACTAGACTTGGATGGTATGGGGAAGGGTTTTGCTTGGGTAAATGGTCATAACATTGGTAGATATTGGCCAACTTTTCTTGCTGAAGAGGATGGCTGTAGCGTTGAGCCATGTGATTACAGAGGTCCATATGATAGCAACAAATGTGTCTTTAATTGTGGGAAGCCAACCCAAAGATGGTATCATGTTCCTCGTTCGTTTATTGAAAACGATACAAACaccataattttatttgaagAATTTGGTGGCAACCCAGCAAGAGTGAATTTCCAAACTATTGGACTTGGATCAGTGAGTGGAAGTGGCATTGAAGGAGATACAATAGAATTGTCATGCCAAAATCAACCAATTTCAGCAATTGAGTTTGCTAGTTTTGGTGATGCTCAAGAGACACCAGGATCCTTTGTCAAAGGAAATTGTGAAGGATCAAAAGATGCAGTTTCAATCATTAGAAAG ACTTCATTATGA